CCATCATGCCGGAAGTCGACCACGTCCGGCTTCATCGGGATCACGAAACCCTGATCCATCTGGCGGAGCGCCATGGAGGGCTGCCGCTTCTGGGGGGCAATCGCGTTGATCTTCTGGCGGATACCGACGAGGTGGTCCGGCGTTTGATTCAGGACATCGACCAGGCCCGGAGCCATGTCCATCTGTTGTTCTATATTTTTCGCGACGACCAAATGGGCCGCATGGTGGGAGACGCCTTGATCCGGGCATCCCTGCGCGGTGTCCATTGCCGCCTGCTGGCGGACATGGTCGGTTCCAGGGGCATGTTCAGCGGGCTTGGAGCGCGGTTGCAGGAGAACGGGGTGCAGGTGGTGGCGGGGTTGACCGCGAATCCGCTTCGGATGCGTCTGGCCCGGTTGGATGTTCGCAACCATCGCAAGTTGGCGATTATTGACGGCAGTATTGCCTATACCGGCTCGCAGAATATTGTGGATCCAGTATTCGGTCACAGTAAGGCAGGAGCGTGGCACGATGTGATGGTCCGGGTTGTCGGCCCCAGCACCCGACAGCTGCAGTCCGTTTTTGTGGAGGACTGGTACCAGGAAACCGGGGAGGCCCTGGACTGTCCCTCGCTCTACCCTCCAGCCCTGACTGAGGGCGCGGTTGCCCTGCAAATCCTCCCCACCGGGCCGGATCAGCCCATTGACGGCTTTCAGGATCTGCTGATCCAGGCGATCCATTCCGCGCGGCGCAAAGTGGTGATCACGTCACCATACTTCATCCCCAATGAGGGTCTGCTGACCGCATTGCGGCTGGCCGTCAGTCGCGGGGTGGTGGTGGAC
This Desulfonatronum thioautotrophicum DNA region includes the following protein-coding sequences:
- the cls gene encoding cardiolipin synthase, with product MLIWLAFALDISGWVIRLTMIPVVAMRQKNAATCLAWLAVIFVMPWLGLIAYLLLGEQSLGFLRVRKRMRRHKAFDAIHRHHAIMPEVDHVRLHRDHETLIHLAERHGGLPLLGGNRVDLLADTDEVVRRLIQDIDQARSHVHLLFYIFRDDQMGRMVGDALIRASLRGVHCRLLADMVGSRGMFSGLGARLQENGVQVVAGLTANPLRMRLARLDVRNHRKLAIIDGSIAYTGSQNIVDPVFGHSKAGAWHDVMVRVVGPSTRQLQSVFVEDWYQETGEALDCPSLYPPALTEGAVALQILPTGPDQPIDGFQDLLIQAIHSARRKVVITSPYFIPNEGLLTALRLAVSRGVVVDLILPRRSDHPLVDLASYHYCGILMEHGAHVYLFGDGMLHAKLLRVDDAVAMIGSANFDIRSFYLNLEVVLFLFDQEFLYTVRQLQSQYRSRSEKVDPNIWNRRPWPRRLLESIAKVFSPLL